The Brachyspira hyodysenteriae ATCC 27164 genome includes a window with the following:
- the rpmE gene encoding 50S ribosomal protein L31, which yields MKKDIHPQYFETDVNCACGANFKIHSVQKSLHVDICHNCHPFFTGKQKILDTAGRVDKFKKRYGLKK from the coding sequence ATGAAAAAAGATATACATCCTCAATATTTTGAAACAGATGTAAACTGTGCTTGCGGTGCTAACTTTAAAATTCACTCAGTACAAAAAAGTTTACACGTAGATATTTGTCATAACTGCCACCCTTTCTTTACAGGAAAACAAAAAATTCTTGATACAGCAGGAAGAGTTGATAAATTTAAAAAACGTTATGGCTTAAAAAAATAA